A section of the Candidatus Delongbacteria bacterium genome encodes:
- a CDS encoding bifunctional adenosylcobinamide kinase/adenosylcobinamide-phosphate guanylyltransferase, protein MMAKIVFITGGQRSGKSSFAQNYALILSEKPIYLATSRVLDNDFAKRVERHKFDRDSRWENIEEDLYISTRIENKRVVLIDCITLWLTNIILDNGEDVELSLSFAKNEIDKIMKIDSTIIIVSNEIGMGGHASNDLQRKFTDLQGFINQYIAVKSEEVYLMVSGINVKIKG, encoded by the coding sequence ATAATGGCAAAAATAGTATTTATTACTGGTGGTCAAAGATCAGGCAAAAGTAGTTTTGCACAAAATTATGCTTTAATTTTATCAGAAAAACCAATTTATTTGGCTACTTCTAGAGTCTTAGATAATGATTTTGCTAAAAGAGTTGAAAGGCATAAATTTGATAGGGATTCTAGATGGGAGAATATTGAAGAAGATCTTTATATTAGCACCAGAATAGAAAACAAAAGAGTTGTTTTAATTGATTGTATAACTCTTTGGCTGACTAATATTATTTTGGATAATGGAGAGGATGTCGAACTATCTTTATCATTTGCAAAAAACGAGATTGATAAAATAATGAAAATCGATTCTACAATAATTATTGTCTCAAATGAGATTGGAATGGGAGGACATGCAAGCAATGACCTTCAGAGAAAATTTACAGATTTACAAGGTTTTATAAATCAATATATCGCCGTAAAAAGTGAAGAAGTATATTTAATGGTGTCTGGAATCAATGTTAAAATTAAAGGATAA